The sequence CCACCCCAGGTCCCGCGGTGGCAGCGACCGGGTGGGCAACCTTACCCTGGCCTGCCGGGATTGCAACCAGGCCAAGGGCAACCGGGACGTCAAGGAATTTTTGTCCGGCCAACCGGATCGGCTGGCGCAGATTTTGGCGCAGGCCAAGGCCCCGCTCCGGGATGCGGCGGCGGTCAACGCCACCCGCTGGGCGTTGCACCAGGCGCTGGTGGCAACCGGCCTTCCTGTCGAACCCGGTACCGGAGGGCGGACGAAATGGAACCGCACCCGCTTTGCCATCCCCAAGACCCACGCCCTGGATGCCGCCTGTGTCGGGCAGGTGGATGCGGTACGAAACTGGCGCATTCCCACCCTCGGTATCCGTTGTACCGGAAGAGGCAGCTATCAACGCACCCGGCTGAACAAATATGGTTTCCCAAGAGGCTATCTGAACCGCCAGAAATGCCACTTCGGCTTTCAGACCGGCGACTGGGTGCGGGCCGAGGTACCCTCGGGCAAGAAGGCCGGCGTCCATGTGGGCCGGGTGGCCGTCCGGGCTTCGGGCAGTTTCAATATCCAGACGCCCCAGGGCGTCGTGCAAGGGGTCCATGCCCGCCACTGCCGCCTACTGCAACGGGCGGACGGGTATGGGTATTTCATGCAACCCAAACCAACGGAGGCCGCGCTTTCCTCCTCCGCCTGAAGGCGGGGGTCTCCAGCGTGGGAAACAGATGAAAAACCCCCTCAACTATCTCGACTTCGAACAACCCATCGCCGAACTGGAAGCCAAGATCGAGGAGCTGCGCCGGGTCGGCTTCGATAACGAAATCAACATCTCCGAGGAGATCGCCCGCCTGGAGGAGAAGAGCCGCAAGCTCACCGCTTCGGTCTTCTCCAACCTGTCCGCCTGGCAGATTTCCCAGCTGTCGCGCCACCCGCTGCGGCCCTACACCCTGGACTACGTCCAGCAGATCTTCACCGACTTCCACGAGCTCCACGGTGACCGCACCTTCGCCGACGATCCCGCCATCGTCGGCGGCCTGGCGCGGCTGGAAGGGCGACCGGTGATGGTGATCGGCCACCAGAAGGGCCGCGACACCAAGGAGAAGATCCGCCGCAACTTCGGCATGCCGCGCCCGGAGGGCTACCGCAAGGCCCTGCGGCTGATGCAGCTGGCGGAAAAGTTCCACCTGCCGGTGCTGACCTTCATCGACACCCCCGGCGCCTATCCGGGCATCGACGCCGAGGAGCGGGGCCAGAGCGAGGCCATCGCCCGCAATCTCTACGTCATGTCCCAGCTCAAGACCCCGATCATCTGCAGCGTCATCGGCGAGGGAGGCTCCGGCGGGGCGCTCGCCATCGGCGTCGGCGACCGCCTGCTGATGCTGCAGTACAGCACCTATTCGGTGATCTCACCGGAAGGCTGCGCCTCCATCCTGTGGAAGAGCGCCGACAAGGCCGAACTGGCGGCCGAGGCCATGGGCATCACCTCCGAACGCCTGGAGGCGCTGGGGCTGATCGACGAAACCATCCCCGAACCCTTGGGAGGCGCCCACCGCGACAAGAAACAGGCCGCCGCCAACATCAAGGCCGCCCTGCTCAAGCACCTGGAACAACTGGAACGGATGCCGCTGCCCCACCTGCTCGACGAGCGCTACCGGCGCCTGATGCGTTACGGCGTCTACGACGAGGATACATGAATGAACTGCGCCAACGGCTCCATCGCTTCCTGAGCGCCCATCCGGCCCGCCGCTACTGGATCGGTTACAGTGGCGGGCTGGATTCTCACGTGCTGTTGCACCTCTGTGCGGAATTACGGCCAGAAACCGGCCTCGTCTTCGCCGCGGTCCACGTCAACCACCGACTCCACCCCGACGCCGACCTGTGGCAGGCGCACTGCCGCACGGTATGCGAGCATCTCGCCATGCCGTTCCAGGCGGCGGTGGTGGACGCCCGCCCCGCCGCCGGGGAAAGCCCGGAGGAAGCCGCCCGCCGGGCCCGCTACCGGGCCTTCACGGCGACGCTGCAGGTGGGCGAGGCGCTGCTGCTGGCCCAGCATCAGGACGACCAGGCCGAAACCGTACTGTTGCAGCTGCTGCGGGGCGCCGGTCCCGCCGGTCTGGCGGGGATGCCGGCCAGTGCGCCGCTGGGCGCGGGCAGGCTGTTGCGCCCCTTCCTCGACATCCCGCGCCGGACGTTACAGGACCATGCACAGGCGCAGGGACTGAACTGGATCGACGATCCCAGCAACGCCGACACCCGTTACGACCGCAACTTCCTCCGCCACCGGGTCATGCCGCTGCTGCGCCGGCGCTGGCCCGCCTGCGCCCGCACCCTGGCCCGCAGCGCCCGCCACTGCGGCGAGACGGTCGCGCTGCTGGAGAAGGAAACCAACCTCGCCCTGGAAACGCTGGTGGCGGCGGACGGCAGTCTCGATTTCGCCTCCCTGACGACCCGCCCGGAACCGCAACGACGCGGACTGCTGCGGGCCTGGCTGAAACGTCAGGGCGCCCGCCCCCCCAGCACGGTCTATCTCGACCGTATCCTCAGCGAGTGCCGGCAGGCCGCAGGCGACCGGATTCCCTGCATCCGCTGGCGCGGCGGGGAGGTGCGGCGCTGGCGGGGGCGGTTGTATTTTCTCAGCGCCCCACCGCCGCCCGCAATCGATTGGCACAGCCCCTGGGACGGGCGCGCCGCGCTCCTGCTGCCCGACGGCTCCTGCCTGGAGGCGGCCCCGGCGCCACGCGGCATCCCCTTGGCCCTGTGGCAGGAGCGCCCCATCACGGTCCGCTACCGCCGGGGCGGGGAGATCCTCCGCCAGCACAGCCACCGGCGCCCGTTGAAAAAATTCCTTCAGGAGCAAGGCGTCCCGCCGTGGCGGCGGCAACGCCTGCCCCTGGTCTATCTCGGAGAAGAATTGGTGGCCGTGGCCGGTCTCTGGTGCGCCGAGCTGACAAACCGAGCCCCGGCGGTGCGGCCGCGATGGCTCCCACGGGGTTTGCAATCGCAAAGGTTGTGATAGAATCGATCCCGTACGCCCAAATCACGCAATACGAATCAAACATCGATTAAGTTGAACCGGGCGATCATCTCATCGACGCTACGAGTCACTAAACAACCAATACCTTGTGAGGGGGTTTAACTATGAAAAAAACCATGAAGACCGTTCTGACCGCCGCCATCATCGCCGTCTCCGGGGGCGTGATCACCGCTTACCCCACCGCGCCGCTGGCCGCTGAAACCGCCGAAGGCGTGACCGCCGCCATCGCCGAAGTGAAAGCCAACCTGGAAGAAGCCCTGAAGCTGGCCCAGGAAGGCACCGACCCCCGCGCCGTGCTGGACGCGCTGGGCGCGGTCAAACAGGCGGCCAAGGAAATCACCGGCGACCAGTTCGGCATGCCGGTGCAGCGTCTGATGGGCAACGTGCGCCGCGCCCGCGGCATGGCCCGCCGTGGCGATCTGGCCGGCGCCGAGGAACAGATCAAGCAGGCCCTGGAACAGGTCAAGAATTTCCCGGTTTCCGGCCGCTGAGCGACGGTTTTCCCGTCGTTTCCGAAAAACCCGCTCTTTGGAGCGGGTTTTTTCGTTGAGCGCCTCCCCCAGTGGCAAGCTGTCTGCGCTTGTGCTTCAATATCGCCTCGCACCCTGCGTCAAGTTTCGAACGACAACAATTCCGTTTCGAGGAGGCATCCATGTTCAAACGCAAATCCATCGTCGCAGCGCTGGCGCTCGCCGGCGCGACCGGGCTGGCGAGCGCCGCCCAATGGCAGGCCCTGCCGGAAAGGGCGCCGGAACCGGCGGACAACCCCACCACCCCCGCCAAGGTCAAGCTGGGGAAACTGCTCTACCTGGACCCGCGGCTGTCGTCCACCGGCACGGTATCGTGCAATTCCTGTCACAACGTCATGGCCGGGGGTGAGGACAACCGCCCGGTGGCGGCCGGCGTCCACGGCCAGACCGGCGGCCGCAGCGCGCCTACGGTCTGGAACGCCGCTTTCAACGCCACCCAGTTCTGGGACGGCCGTGCCGCCAGCCTGGAGGATCAGGCCCGGGGGCCGGTGACCAACCCCATCGAAATGGGGATGAAAAGCTGGGACGACGTGGTCGCCCGGCTGAAACAGATTCCCGAATATCCGCGGCTGTTCAAGGAAGCCTTCGGCCCGGACGCCGAAATCAGCGAGGACAACGCGGTCAAGGCCATCGCCGCCTACGAGCGCACCCTGATCACCCCCAACAGCCCCTACGACCGTTACGTCAAGGGCGACAAGTCGGCCCTGACCGAACAGCAGGTCCGCGGCATGAAAACCTTCGCCGAAGTGGGCTGCATCGGCTGTCATTCCGGCCCCGCCTTCAACGGCCAGATGGGGCAGGGTACCGGGGTGTTCCAGAAATTCCCGATGTTCGACAACCCCTACTTCGAGGGCAAGTACGACTTCAAGGACGACCTGGGCCGCTACGAGGTCACCAAGAACGAGGCCGACAAGCACTTGTTCAAGGTCCCGACCCTGCGCAACATCGCCCTGACCGCTCCCTACTTCCACAACGGCGCGGTCAAGACCCTGGACGAAGCGGTGCGGGTGATGGCCAAGCTGCAGCTCAACAAGGACCTGTCCGACCAGCAGGTGGAAGACATCGTCGCCTTCCTCAACGCCCTGACCGGCCCGTTCCCCAAACAGGACCTGCCGCGCCTGCCGGCCACACCGGGCAGGACTTTCGACTTCGTCAAATGACCCGCAGCAGGCTGCAACCGACGGACGGGCGCCTTCCGGCGCCCGTTTTTTCTCCCCCCGAAAGGCGGATTGACCGAATCGACATGGTGTCGATTTGATATAATTTCTTGTTACTCCAAAAGAATTTCACCACCATGGCGCAAAAGCTCTACATCCAGACCTACGGCTGCCAGATGAACGAGTACGACTCGGCCAAGATCCGTGACGTGCTCGCAGCTTCCCACGGCCTGGAGTTGACCGACGATCCCGGAGAGGCCGACGTTCTCCTGCTCAACACCTGTTCGGTGCGGGAAAAGGCTCAGGAGAAAGTGTTCTCCCAACTGGGACGCTGGAAGCCCCTCAAGCGCAAGCGCCCCGGCGTGGTCATCGGCGTCGGCGGCTGCGTCGCCAGCCAGGAGGGGGAAGAAGTCCAACGCCGCGCCCCCTACGTGGACATCGTCTTCGGCCCCCAGACCCTGCACCGCCTGCCGGAGCTTCTGGAACAGGCCCGCAACGAACGGCGGCCGGTGATGGACATCTCCTTCCCGGAAATCGAGAAGTTCGATTCCCTGCCCCAGCCGCGCGCCGAAGGTCCCAAGGCCTACGTGTCGGTGATGGAGGGATGCAGCAAGTATTGCACCTACTGCGTGGTGCCCTATACCCGCGGGCCGGAGGTCAGCCGGCCGCTGGCGGACGTGGTCGCCGAGGTGAAAGCTCTGGCGCGCCAGGGCGTCAGGGAAGTCAATCTGCTGGGGCAGAACGTCAACGCCTACCGGGGCGCGACCGCAGACGGCGACGAGGCCGATCTGGCCCTGCTGCTGTTCGAGATCGCCGCCATCGACGGCATCGAGCGCATCCGCTTCACCACCTCCCATCCGGCCGAGTTCGACGACAATCTGATCGAGGCCTTCGCCGCGATTCCCCAGCTGGTCGATCATCTCCACTTGCCGGTCCAGGCCGGCAGCGACCGCATCCTGGCGGCGATGAAACGCGGCTACACCCGCCGCGATTACGAGCGGCGCATCGCCAAACTGCGCGAGGTGCGCCCGAACCTGTCGCTGTCGTCGGACTTCATCGTCGGCTTCCCCGGCGAGACCGAGGAAGACTTCGAGCAGACCCTGGACCTGATCGAAACCGTCGGCTTCGATCACTCCTACAGTTTCATCTACAGCCCCCGTCCCGGCACCCCGGCGGCGGAACGGGCCGACGACGTGCCCCTGGAAGTCAAGAAACGGCGCCTGGCCCGCCTGCAGGTCTTGATCCAGCGCCAGGTGCGGGCGATTTCGGAAAGGATGGTCGGCAGCCGCCAGCGCATCCTGGTGGAAGGGGCCTCGCGCAAGAACCCGCGCGAGCTGTGCGGGCGGACCGAAAACAACCGGGTGGTCAACTTCATCGGCCCCCCGCAGCTCATCGGCCGTTTCGCCGAGGTGGCCATCACCGAGGCGCTGCCGAACTCCTTGCGGGGCCGTCTGGTCTAAGCTATGCTAGCCGAAAGACACGCGCGCAAGAGGTGTTCAACCAGCCCGGTCAAGGGCTCAACCCAACTTCATTGACAGACCGACAAGCCACAACCCTGCAGATCACCCTGGAGCCCGCCGACAACCAGAGACTGGCCAATCTGTGCGGGCAGTACGACGAAAACCTCAAACAGATCGAACAGCGCCTCGGCGTCGAAATCGCCAACCGCGGCAACCGTTTCCGCATCGCTGGCGCCAGCGAGCCGGTGGAAACCGCCTCCCGTCTGATTCAACAGCTGTTCCAGGTCTCCTCCTCCGAGGACATCACGCCGGAACGGGTCCATCTGTCGCTGCAACGGGCCCATCTCGACACCCTGCTGCAGGACAAAGACGAGGAAGCGCCGATCGCCATCCGTACCCGCAAGGCGGTGATCAAGCCCCGCGGCGCCCACCAGCAGCAATATCTGAAGAACATCCAGTCCCACGACGTCAACTTCGGCATCGGCCCGGCCGGGACCGGCAAGACCTATCTGGCGGTGGCCTGCGCGGTGGCGGCGCTGGAGGAGGAACGGGTCAAGCGCCTGATCCTCACCCGTCCGGCGGTTGAGGCGGGCGAGCGCCTGGGCTTCCTGCCCGGGGACATGGCCCAGAAGGTCGATCCCTACCTGCGCCCACTCTACGACGCCCTGTACGAAATGATCGGCTTCGAGCGCGTGGGCAAGCTGATCGAGCGCCACGTCATCGAGGTCGCGCCCCTGGCCTTCATGCGCGGCCGCACCCTCAACGACGCCTTCATCATCCTCGACGAGGCCCAGAACACCACGGTGGAACAGATCAAGATGTTCCTGACCCGGGTCGGCTTCGGCTCCACCGCCGTGATCACCGGCGACGTCACCCAGGTGGACCTGCCGCGCGACCGCCAGTCGGGCCTCAAGCACGTACTCGAGGTGCTCCGGGAGGTGGAGGGCATCAGCTTCACCTATTTCGACGCCCGCGACGTGGTCCGCCATCCGCTGGTGCAGCGCATCGTCTCCGCCTACGAGGCCCACGAGCGCCGGCAGGCGCAAACCGACGGAGCCGTCTGAGCCGTGGACGCCCACCCTCCCGAGGTGGCGATCCAGATCGCCACCGAATCCCCCCACCCGGAACCGGAAGACCTATGCCGCTGGGCCGAGGCCGCCCTCGAAGGCAAGGGGGGTGAGGTTTCCCTGCGCCTGGTGGACGAAACCGAAATCACCGATCTCAACACCCGCTACCGCCGCCAGGCCAAAGCCACCAACGTCCTCAGCTTTCCCTTCGACGCCCCGCCGGGGGTAGACCTGGATTTCCTGGGGGACGTGGTCATCTGCGCCCCGGTGGTCAACCTGGAAGCCGAACGACAAGACAAGACGCCTGAGGCCCATTGGGCCCACATGGTTGTCCACGGCGTGCTGCACCTGCGGGGCTTCGACCACATCGACCCGGACGAGGCCGAGATCATGGAAGCGCGCGAGCGCGAGATACTGGCCCGCCTGGGTTTCCCCGATCCCTATCAAACCGAGGAACCGACGTCATCATGAACGAACAAGTCGCCGACAGTAGCAGTTGGGTCGAGCGTCTCAGTCAGTTTTTCACCGGCGAGCCCAAGGACCGCAAGGATCTGCTCGCCATTCTCCGCGACGCCCAGAAGCGTCACCTCATCGACCGCGACGCCCTGTCGATGATCGAAGGGGTGCTGATGGTCTCGGAGCTTCGGGTCCGTGACATCATGGTGCCCCGGGCGCAGATGGATGTGGTTCACCAGGACGCCTCCCTCAGCGACGTCTTTCCCATCGTCATCGACACTCACCACTCCCGTTTCCCGGTCATCGGCGAGGACCGCAGCCAGGTGGTCGGCATTCTGCTGGCCAAGGACCTTCTGCCCTACGCCTACCGCCAGAACCTCCAAACGCCGGTCAAGAAGCTGATGCGTAAAGCCCTGTTCGTGCCGGAAAGCAAACGCCTCAACGTCATGCTGCGGGAATTCCGCCAGCAACGCCAGCACATGGCCATCGTCATCGACGAATACGGCGCCGCGGCCGGTCTGGTGACCATCGAGGACATTCTGGAGCAGATCGTGGGGGAGATCGCCGACGAGCACGACCTGGAAGAGGAATATATCTTCCGCCGCAGCAACCGGGTCTATACCGTCAAGGCCATCACCCCCATCGAAGAGTTCAACGCCTACTTCGACGCCGATCTGAGCGACGAGGACTTCGACACCATCGGCGGTCTCATCGTCCACACCCTCGGTCACGTGCCCCAGCGGGGCGAGAAAATCCAAATCGACCGCTTCGAGTTCGAAGTCCTGCGCGCCGACAACCGCCGCATCCACCTGCTCAAGGTGAAGCTGCTGGAACCCAAGCCGCAAACGTCCCGTGCCGACTGACCGACTGCGGCCGCTGCTGGCCTTCGGCGCCGGCGCCCTGACACCGCTGGCCTTCGCGCCTTTCCATCAGAGCTGGATCGCACCGCTCACCCTCGCGGCGGCGTTCTGGCTGTGGCTGCACGCCCGCAGCGTGGGCGGGGCCGCCCGCGACGGATTCCTGTTCGGACTGGGGCTGTTCGGCCTTGGCGTCTGGTGGGTGTTCGTGAGCATGCACACCTACACCGGGGCCGGGGCCGGGGTGGCCGGCCTGCTGACGCTGCTGTTCGTCAGCGTGCTGGCGCTGTTTCCCATGCTCGCCGCAGGTTCAAGCCGCTGGCTGGCGGACACCGACACCCCACCGTGGCAGCCGGTGCTGCTCTACCCGGCCGCCTGGGTGGCGCTGGAATGGCTGCGGGGCTGGATCTTCACCGGCTTCCCCTGGCTGCAGCTGGGCTACAGCCAGACCACCGCCCCCCTGGCCGGTTATCTGCCGGTCTTCGGCGTCCTCGGTGCCAGCTGGGTCCTGGCGCTGACCGCCATCGTCCTGGTGCAGCTGCTGCGGCGGCAGCCGTTGCACCGCTGGGTCGCGGCAGTGGTCGTCCTCTGGCTGGCCGGCGCCGGCCTGCACCGGATCGACTGGAGCGAACCGGCCGGCCCGTCCCTGACGGTCAGCCTGCTCCAGGGCAACATCCCCCAGGAAATGAAATGGCGCCCGGAAAGCCGCCGGCAGATCGTCGCCACCTATCTGGAGATGACCCGCCAGCGCTGGGGCGCCGACGTGATCGTGTGGCCGGAGACGGCCGTGCCCTACTTCCACCATCAGGCCAAAAAGGACCTGCTCGATCCCCTGCAGCAGGAGGCCCTGAGACAGGGCACCAATCTGCTCATCGGCATCCCGGTCAAAGACGGGCAGGGCCGCTACTACAACGCCCTCGTCAGCCTGGGAAAAACCCCCGGTATGTACTTCAAGCGCCACCTCGTGCCCTTCGGGGAATACCTGCCGCTGCGGCCGCTTCTGGGTTTCTTTCTCGAACTGATTCAGTTCCCCATGAGCGATTTCACCCCCGGCGGCGACGATCAGCCGCCGCTGCGGGCCGCCGGCCACCCCCTGGCGCCGACGATCTGCTACGAGGACGCCTTCCCCCGCGACACCCTGCGCTACCTGCCGCAGGCCGCCTACATCGTCAACGTCAGCAACGACGCCTGGTTCGGCAACACCATCGCCCCGGCCCAGCACCTGCAGATGGCCCAAGCCCGCGCCCTGGAGGCGGGCCGCTACCTGCTGCGGGCCACCAACACCGGCCTGACCGCGGTCATCGGTCCCCACGGGCGCATCCTGGCCCAGGCCGCCCCTTTCGTCCGCACCTCCCTGACGGCGACCTTCGTCCCTCTGCAGGGCATCACACCTTACGTGCGCTGGCACGACTGGCCCCTCGCCGCCGCCTTTGCCGGATTGCTGATCTGGGGAATCGCGCAGCGAAGGAAGCGCTGAAAGAAGAAAGGCCCATCCGAAGCATTACGGATGGGCCTTTGCCGATTGGCTCCCCGGGACGGACTCGAACCGCCGACCCGGTGGTTAACAGCCACCTGCTCTACCAGCTGAGCTACCGGGGAGTGGAAAACCGATTGTATCTTGAAATTGGCGCGCCCGGAAGGATTCGAACCTCCGACCACCTGGTTCGTAGCCAGGTACTCTATCCAACTGAGCTACGGGCGCAGCGCTTAGAGATGCATAAATATAAGCACGTGTTCCCCGCTTGTCAAGCTTTATTGCGCGGCGCGGTTTGGCACCAACGCGGGGGATTGCTTACAATGGAAGCTTTGCTTCATCAACTCCTTAGCGGAAATCGCCTATGCCCGTGCAACCTCTGGTCAAAAGCCAACCCTGCGAATCGATCACCGAACTGGAACCGCTGGGGATGGATCCCGAATCGATTCAGCGCGACTACAAGCGTCACTTCAACTATACCCTCGGCCGCGACCGCGACTGCCGCTCGGCCCACTACGCCTACACCGCCTTGGGGCTGGCGGTGCGCGACCGCATCATGGAGCGCTGGCGCGACACCCGCCAGCTGTGCAGCACCTCCCTGTGCAAGCAGGCCTATTACCTGTCGATGGAATTCCTCCTCGGCCGCACCTTGGGCAACGCCATGCTCAACCTGGGGCTGAAGGACGCCGCCACCCGAGCGCTGTACGAGCTGGGGATAGAGATGGAGGAGCTGATCGAGATCGAACCGGACGCCGGCCTGGGCAACGGCGGCCTGGGACGGCTGGCGGCCTGCTTCCTCGACAGCTGCGCCACCCTGGAACTGCCGGTCATGGGCTACGGCATCCGCTACGAATACGGCATGTTCCGCCAGGTGATCGACAACGGCTACCAGGTGGAGGAGCCGGACCACTGGCTGCGCAACGGCAACGTCTGGGAGCTGGAACGGCCCGAACTGACGGTACGGGTGCGCTTCGGCGGCCGTACCGAGGTCGTCGGCGACGGCAACGGCGGCATTCAGCGGGTGCGCTGGCTCGATACGCACGACATCCTGGCGGTGCCCTACGATGTGCCGATCCCCGGCTACCGCAACGACACCGTCAACACCCTACGGCTGTGGAAATCCATGGCCACCGACGAGTTCGACCTGGAGGAATTCAACGCCGGCGACTACCCGGAAGCGGTGGCGGCCAAGAACACCGCCGAGCAGATCTCCCTGGTGCTGTACCCCAACGATGCCAGCGAGAACGGCAAGGAACTGCGCCTGCGCCAGCAGTATTTCCTCGCCTCGGCCAGCCTGCAGGACGTGCTGCGCCGCTGGGTCTGGACCCACGGCGAGGACTTCAGCCAGTTCGCCGACAAGAACGCCTTCCAGCTCAACGACACCCACCCGGCCATCGCGGTGCCGGAGCTGATGCGCCTTCTGATGGACGAGCACGGGCTGGGCTGGGACGAGGCCTGGAGCATCACCACCCGCACCATGGCCTACACCAACCACACCCTGTTGCCTGAGGCCCTGGAGAAGTGGCCGGTGCGATTGTTCCGGCAGCTGTTGCCGCGGCTGTTGGAAATCATCTACGAGATCAACGCCCGCTTCCTGGCCGAAGTGGACAAACGCTGGCCCGGCGACGGCGAGCGCCTGGCGCGCATGTCCCTGATCGAGGAGGGGCACGAACCGCAAATACGCATGGCCTATCTGGCCATCGTCGGCAGCTTTTCGGTCAACGGCGTCGCCGCCCTCCATTCGCGCCTGCTCACCGAGGGGCTGTTCCGCGACTTCTACGAACTGTGGCCCCACAAGTTCAACAACAAGACCAACGGCATCACCCCACGGCGCTGGCTGGCCTGGGCCAACCCCGGGCTGAGCGCCCTGCTCACCGAGACGCTGGGCGAGGGCTGGGTCACCGACCTGAACCGCCTGCGGGAACTGGCGCCGCTGGCCGGCAAACCCGAGTTCCAGAAACGCTGGCAGGAGATCCGCCGCCACAACCGCCAGCGGCTGATCGACTTCGTGGCACGGGAAACCGGGGTGGAAATCCCCGCCAACTTCATGCTCGATGTCCAGGTCAAGCGTATCCACGAGTACAAGCGCCAGCTCCTCAACACCCTCCACGTCATTCACCTGTACGACCGCATCAAGCGCGGCGACGTGGCCGACTGGACCCCGCGGGCGGTGATCATCGGCGGCAAGGCCGCCCCCGGCTACCTGATGGCCAAGAAGATCATCAAGCTGATCAACAACGTCGCCCAGATGGTCAACAGCGACCCGGACACCGAAGGGCTGCTGCGGGTGGTGTTCCTGCCCAACTACCGGGTTTCGGCGATGGAGGTGATCTGCGCCGGCGCCGACCTGTCGGAACAGATCTCCACCGCCGGCAAGGAGGCCTCGGGCACCGGCAACATGAAGTTCATGATGAACGGAGCCCTGACCATCGGCACCCTGGACGGCGCCAACATCGAGATCCTCGAGGAAGTGGGCGAGGAGCATTTCTTCCTCTTCGGCCTCACCGCCGCGCAGGTGGAGGAAATGCGCCGGCACTACGACCCGATGGGCTTCATCAACCGCGACGAGGATCTGAGCCGGGTCATGCGCCTGCTGGAAACCGGTCATTTCAACCGCTTCGAACCGGGAATCTTCGACGACGTCATCGGCTCGATCAAAAACCCCCACGATCCGTGGATGACCGCCGCCGACTTCCGCAGCTACGTGGAGGCCCAGAAGCAGGCCGCCGCCCGCTTCCGGGATCAGAAGGCCTGGACCCGTTCCAGCATCCTCAACACCGCCGCCAGCGGACGCTTCTCCACCGACCGCACCATCGGTGAATACAATCAGGATATCTGGAAGCTGACGCCGCTACACCAGCTTCGCTGACCGCAGCGGCCGCAACCATCAGGAAGGCGGACCGCTTCGGTCCGCCTTT comes from Methylomarinovum tepidoasis and encodes:
- the iscB gene encoding RNA-guided endonuclease IscB, with product MAVFVLDRHKKPLMPCSEKRARLLLERGRAVVHRRAPFVIRLKDRTVAESQLQPLRLTLDPGSRGTGMALVRETERLNPETGQIHRERQVLTLLELFHRGHLIRKQLAQRAAFRQNRRYRKTRYRPPRFANRRRPDGWLAPSLQHRVDATLAWVERLCRWAPVTDLSLELARFDTQKLQNPEISGTEYQQGERFGYEVREYLLEKWGRQCAYCGAENVPLEIDHIHPRSRGGSDRVGNLTLACRDCNQAKGNRDVKEFLSGQPDRLAQILAQAKAPLRDAAAVNATRWALHQALVATGLPVEPGTGGRTKWNRTRFAIPKTHALDAACVGQVDAVRNWRIPTLGIRCTGRGSYQRTRLNKYGFPRGYLNRQKCHFGFQTGDWVRAEVPSGKKAGVHVGRVAVRASGSFNIQTPQGVVQGVHARHCRLLQRADGYGYFMQPKPTEAALSSSA
- the accA gene encoding acetyl-CoA carboxylase carboxyl transferase subunit alpha, yielding MKNPLNYLDFEQPIAELEAKIEELRRVGFDNEINISEEIARLEEKSRKLTASVFSNLSAWQISQLSRHPLRPYTLDYVQQIFTDFHELHGDRTFADDPAIVGGLARLEGRPVMVIGHQKGRDTKEKIRRNFGMPRPEGYRKALRLMQLAEKFHLPVLTFIDTPGAYPGIDAEERGQSEAIARNLYVMSQLKTPIICSVIGEGGSGGALAIGVGDRLLMLQYSTYSVISPEGCASILWKSADKAELAAEAMGITSERLEALGLIDETIPEPLGGAHRDKKQAAANIKAALLKHLEQLERMPLPHLLDERYRRLMRYGVYDEDT
- the tilS gene encoding tRNA lysidine(34) synthetase TilS, whose amino-acid sequence is MNELRQRLHRFLSAHPARRYWIGYSGGLDSHVLLHLCAELRPETGLVFAAVHVNHRLHPDADLWQAHCRTVCEHLAMPFQAAVVDARPAAGESPEEAARRARYRAFTATLQVGEALLLAQHQDDQAETVLLQLLRGAGPAGLAGMPASAPLGAGRLLRPFLDIPRRTLQDHAQAQGLNWIDDPSNADTRYDRNFLRHRVMPLLRRRWPACARTLARSARHCGETVALLEKETNLALETLVAADGSLDFASLTTRPEPQRRGLLRAWLKRQGARPPSTVYLDRILSECRQAAGDRIPCIRWRGGEVRRWRGRLYFLSAPPPPAIDWHSPWDGRAALLLPDGSCLEAAPAPRGIPLALWQERPITVRYRRGGEILRQHSHRRPLKKFLQEQGVPPWRRQRLPLVYLGEELVAVAGLWCAELTNRAPAVRPRWLPRGLQSQRL
- a CDS encoding cytochrome-c peroxidase, producing the protein MFKRKSIVAALALAGATGLASAAQWQALPERAPEPADNPTTPAKVKLGKLLYLDPRLSSTGTVSCNSCHNVMAGGEDNRPVAAGVHGQTGGRSAPTVWNAAFNATQFWDGRAASLEDQARGPVTNPIEMGMKSWDDVVARLKQIPEYPRLFKEAFGPDAEISEDNAVKAIAAYERTLITPNSPYDRYVKGDKSALTEQQVRGMKTFAEVGCIGCHSGPAFNGQMGQGTGVFQKFPMFDNPYFEGKYDFKDDLGRYEVTKNEADKHLFKVPTLRNIALTAPYFHNGAVKTLDEAVRVMAKLQLNKDLSDQQVEDIVAFLNALTGPFPKQDLPRLPATPGRTFDFVK
- the miaB gene encoding tRNA (N6-isopentenyl adenosine(37)-C2)-methylthiotransferase MiaB, producing the protein MAQKLYIQTYGCQMNEYDSAKIRDVLAASHGLELTDDPGEADVLLLNTCSVREKAQEKVFSQLGRWKPLKRKRPGVVIGVGGCVASQEGEEVQRRAPYVDIVFGPQTLHRLPELLEQARNERRPVMDISFPEIEKFDSLPQPRAEGPKAYVSVMEGCSKYCTYCVVPYTRGPEVSRPLADVVAEVKALARQGVREVNLLGQNVNAYRGATADGDEADLALLLFEIAAIDGIERIRFTTSHPAEFDDNLIEAFAAIPQLVDHLHLPVQAGSDRILAAMKRGYTRRDYERRIAKLREVRPNLSLSSDFIVGFPGETEEDFEQTLDLIETVGFDHSYSFIYSPRPGTPAAERADDVPLEVKKRRLARLQVLIQRQVRAISERMVGSRQRILVEGASRKNPRELCGRTENNRVVNFIGPPQLIGRFAEVAITEALPNSLRGRLV
- a CDS encoding PhoH family protein; this translates as MTDRQATTLQITLEPADNQRLANLCGQYDENLKQIEQRLGVEIANRGNRFRIAGASEPVETASRLIQQLFQVSSSEDITPERVHLSLQRAHLDTLLQDKDEEAPIAIRTRKAVIKPRGAHQQQYLKNIQSHDVNFGIGPAGTGKTYLAVACAVAALEEERVKRLILTRPAVEAGERLGFLPGDMAQKVDPYLRPLYDALYEMIGFERVGKLIERHVIEVAPLAFMRGRTLNDAFIILDEAQNTTVEQIKMFLTRVGFGSTAVITGDVTQVDLPRDRQSGLKHVLEVLREVEGISFTYFDARDVVRHPLVQRIVSAYEAHERRQAQTDGAV
- the ybeY gene encoding rRNA maturation RNase YbeY is translated as MDAHPPEVAIQIATESPHPEPEDLCRWAEAALEGKGGEVSLRLVDETEITDLNTRYRRQAKATNVLSFPFDAPPGVDLDFLGDVVICAPVVNLEAERQDKTPEAHWAHMVVHGVLHLRGFDHIDPDEAEIMEAREREILARLGFPDPYQTEEPTSS